The genomic DNA aataatagcaGATGATTCCAGCGTTGTAAGGTTAAAATCATATTCAACGAGGATATATATCAGTGATCAACGAACGGTCAACAGAGGTGCTCCATTGATGAAGCTGGTTTCTAGTCTGAACGGAAAACCCTGGTTGCTGAGGCACTGGTAAAGTCACAGTATTACTAGTGAGCATCACGAAAATGGTTGACAAGGTCGGACGCTTTACAGGATCTTCTTGAACACATAAAAGTCCGATATGGATGCATCGAATCACTTCATTCTTCTGGCAATTTCCTTCAATGATTGGATCCACGAGATCTAACGCTGTTCCGTTACTCCAAAGCCTCCAAGCCTAGAGGATATCAATCAATCAGTTCTTGCAATGCAAGCTACCAATGGTTGTATAACTTATACTGAAACTTACATATGTGACCAAGTCACGTGCCACGTCTCTCTCATGAAAGCTGCTATTCCTCTTACCACTTATAATCTCAAGAACTAACACTCCAAAGCTATAGACATCAGATTTCATTGAGAAGTGGCCATTCATCACATATTCGGGAGGCATGTAACCGCTGATATTCAGAAGAAAATAATCATTTGTATATTGTCAGAATATAACGTTCAACTTATGACAACTAGAGCCGGAAAGACTTACAGGGTACCAACTACTCTGCCTGTCTTCTCTTGGGTTTGGTCCATTCCAAAGATCCTTGCCATTCCAAAATCAGCAATTTTCGGATTCATATCCTCGTCAAGGAGAATGTTACTCGCTTTGAGGTCACGGTGTATGACCGTGAGGCGTGAGTCTTGATGAAGATAGAGAATTCCTCTAGCAATCCCATCAATGATCTTGTATCGAAGAGTCCAGTCTAGTTGACTTTTCTTTGCAGGGTCTATGCACATCCATAAATTACAAGTTAGCTTCCAAAATATTTTGCAACCTTTGATATTCAAGAACGAGTAAACGAATCATTGAAACAATGTAACTGACCAAAGATGATATAATCAAGGCTTTTGTTGCGCACATACTCGTAGACCAGTATTCTTTCTTCACCTTCTAGACAAAATCCTTGAAGCCTTACCAGGTTTCTGTGCTGAAGCTTTGCCACAACAACAacctcgttcttgaactctgtTTCACCTTGCCCTGAAGTTTTCGACAGTCTCTTTACCGCAACTTCAGTCCCGTTCGATAATATTCCCTACccatgtgtgtgtgtttttttttattaagcaTCATGTCGTTATAACAATTTTGTAGGCAACACGAATAAAAGTAGACAACCTCAAGAGGAACAGTAAAAATATACCTTGTAAACCTCACCAAATCCACCTCGTCCAATCTTATTTCTCTCTGCAAAATCATTTGTTGCAGTTTGGATTGTTCTATAATCGAGCTGCAGTGAGTCTGCAGTTGTTATATCATCTCCTGTTGCACAATAAAAGTCGTTAGTAATCAGAATCAATGACATCAATCAAACCCAATGAAGATTAATAACTTGAAGAATCTTTACCATGAAATGCAGGTGCTGTGTCATAAGGCTTCTTTTCCCTCTTTGcaaggaaacaataacaagCTATGGGAAGCAGGACAACCAAAATAACAAGTACAACAATGGCTACCACTAAGACACTTGGATTCCCACCTTTCCCTGCGTTTCAAAGATCAATTTATTTAAGATGGTATAGTACTGGCAGAtgaatcaaaagtcaaaaatagaaacttttcCTATTGGTAacttagagaaagaagaaaaacagaggaagaagaaatagtTCACCAGGTCGCTGAGGAGATGGCACGAGAGGCGGGGACAGCTGTGGCAGTTGTAGTGTTGTAATGGCGGTTTCATTGTAGAATTGGTAAAGCTCGTACCTAGAATAACAACTAGGATAACGAATTCTTACCCCAATTCTGTAAAAAGGCAATCTATTAATGGATAGTTGCAAGCAATTCAAACAGTCTTGTGTCGTGAGATCAGGTGTGCACTGAACTAGGCCGGACAGATTCTGGAACTCAGTCCAATTGGTCTTAAACGCAAATACCTTTCGAGGACTATTCGCTGCCCGGACCGCAGCTCGGTTGAGATTATTTGACACCGTATCTTCGAACCGGACTACTTGTCTATATGACATATTGTTGCCGTTAGTCCTCCAAGCTACTGGATGGAGTTTAGGGGTCGATAGGATATTGCGGTGAGAGTATCTGAGCATACACTCTTCGTAGTAGAGCACGGCTTCTCTCACATTAGGACAACGAGTAAGCGTGTCGTTGACGGAAAAGACGACGCAGTTACGGCAAACCTCCGGCGAGAGGTCTCCCCGGCAAAGGAAAAGACCGGTGATCATATCGGGGGATTCTCCAGCCGTAGCATTTTGGAATCCGGTGGAGTATGAAGCATTgcgggaagagagagaagacaaaagagTTGTGAGATTAATGGAGTAAGTGCTGTTTTTTGAGAAAGTTGTCGTGTTCGTGTTCGGACAGAAACCAGCTAGGAAATCAGGATTTTGAGCACAAGCTGTGAAACTAGTATTGAGGAAggataaaatgaaaaggaagaTCAAAGAAGACATGCTTCGTGTTTAActtctcgattttttttttttttttggtcacaaaaCCTTTAAATAGAGTCTGCTTTGTGACGTCTGAAGAAAACTCGGTTAAAGTCACAGTAAACGCCTCTTGTCTGTTTATGTTACTTTGAATTTTCTTGCGCAACTCTTTTCCTGCGACTTCAGAAAATTTCATGGTTCTTTGACTCCTTCGAGGACGTCAGATAGAGTCAAGGACGTCAGATTAAAAAACCATGAAGTCTAGAAGATTCTCTACACATTCTTAGCAATTTCTTTCTTAGAATTTATGCCAACCCTCTGCAGGGAGTATGATCATCGTCGCATCTTTCTCGACCTTCCTTCTCATAATAAGCCATTACAAGAGCAAATAAATCGGAACTAGTACACACATATAGTTAAAACATCTGCTTAAAAAGCCTGAAAGTGGGGGTGGTTCTGTTACATTTAACAATGTTAGAAGGTACTGAGAGAGATCTGGTCTCAAATCCTTAAATGTCTGGTTTTAACATTCCCAGAGAGATAAATCTACAACAACAAAGATATGTACAGCACTCACATTCTgtatgctgctgctgcttccaAGACTAAAGGGTAGTGATAGGATGAAAGactataatgtttttgtttagaatCATCCACGAGTCAAATCAATATCAGTGAGTAGGGTTCTACTCGAGTCAAGTGATCTGCCTGAGCCTGAACCTGAACCAGGCCATCCGCTCATTCCCTGAGCTGAGAAGTCCTGTGGCGTCTGCTGACCCGCCGATGCCGATGCTTCTGGTTCTGGTGCACTAGCTGGTGTGGTCTCCATGTCGCTATTGTTTTGCTCTTCCtttggttctttttcttgtttgatggtCTTGTTGTTATTGGTAGTATAAGCCTTTGCACTTGCTCCGTATACAAAACTACAAGCTACCACCTTCaaaattacaaacaagtttTTCAGTTTAAGAGACACATTACATATAAACAGatccaacaaacaaaaccatgttttaaacttttgtatTCCGGGTAGCACAAAATTCTATATCAAACAattacaaccaaaacaaaacttcaTGGAACCAAACAAAGattatactaaataaacatTATGTATCAGAAATTAACCattgacttcttttgttttggttaattaGTCGAAAACTGAGCTGAACTAAAATTTGTTAAACGAATACTGACAACGTGAAAGTACCAAAAACTGAGTAGAATTTTTTGTGCAAGAGATGCATTCAAACTCTACCACATGTAAACAGcacaaacaaatcattaaatatgATGTTTAGATTCACTTTTCAACCATTAAGATTCAAAGTACCTGAACGAGGCTGGCTGCGATAAGCATTCCAATTCCACCACCAATAACATGACCTTCAATACCAGAAAGAGAGACACTTAACCCGCCTGTTCGACTTTTGGATCCACCTTCTTCATTCACCAGATAAGATCCACCTAAACTTAGAATCTCAAAACGTCCCTATAGAACACAAACAAGGGATAAGAATCTTTAGTTTTCcatgttttcattcttttttccgATTAACTGATTGAACGATTTTGAAACCTCGAATGTTAAGGAAGGCGCTGTTGAAGCGGGCTCACGCAGAGTGACTGAAGAAACCGTTCCAGTGCCTGACATTATACATAGAGCCCGAGGTCTTTTCTGTGAAAAGGACAAAACTTTCGAGACAATGTCCTACAAGAAAAGTATAAAAACGAAACTGAAAAGCTGCATAAATCATTAAGATTTAAAGGAGTTTTGAGAGTTTACTTCTCCTGCTCCAACGCTGATGACATGAGGTGCAAAAGCAAATCCAGCTGATGTATTCATCCACTCACCTAAAGTAATTAACAGAGTTAAATGACATTATAGTGACCAATTACTTATCTCAACACAAGTGTTGATCAGTCATATTACTCTTTCACAGCTTAATACCTAACAATTGATGTTGAGTAGCAGTAACAACAGAGCTAAATCAATAACCTAATTTGACCATAGAATCATCTTAAGCTTCTAGCATCCAAAATCTAGCTCTAATCATAAGATCCCAGCTCGTGTTCAATGTATGTAGAAGAAAGTTGTTCCAAAGCTACATACTGTATCTTAATCAAGAAGTCGATTTGTCCAAATCTACTAATACTGAGTTGACTAAACACATCCTAATGACGAATTACTCATCTGTTTTTGAGTTGCAATAACAACAGagctaaagaaacaaaacaataacttAACCATAGCTTCTACCATTCAAACTTTCACCTAATCACAAAAGATCCAAGCTCATGTCCTAAGCAACAACTTAACTAGACCAAGTACAGGGAAAAACTTGAGATCTCACCAAGATTAGCCAAGCGTTGCTTCCTTCCAGTTCCAGGGGGTCGACCTCTGGCTCGTTTAGGTGCATTAGGATCAGACATTGAAGAAGAGTCCTTAGACTTCTTACTAACACAAGGCATTGGAGAAAGCCCTAAAGAAACTTGTCCCTCAGGAGCATACTTTCTCGGCCTTCCACGTTTCTTCTTAGCCATCGGTGTCTCCGGCGGTGGCTGAGGCTGCGACATAGGTGGCTGAACCGCCGCAGAAGAACCCATCCCCATGTGAATGCTGTGTCCGAAATCAGAGTGCCTCTGCTGCTCAGCCATGGAGAAAGGAGGCCCTGGATTGCTAGCCTGAGGATGATGAATGTTAGGGTTTAACATTGGCCTCATTCCGGGAGGTGGCGGCGGCGGCGCGTGAAACCCACTCGCGACTTGGGAAGGTGTAAGATTGGTAAAGGCTCCTCTCTGAAGATAGTACTGAGGATGCGAGCCTGGAAATGCCATAGCTTCTCTCCCATCCATGcatttaaaaccctaaattacaACTCTCttaagagattttaaaaaaggaaacttttctcaaaaaaaacaaaaatatatctacCAACTAGAAATCgtaaaccctaaatccccaaagtagtaaagagaaacaacaatGACGGGTTTTTTTAATATACCCAGTAATCAAAGTCGGGTCATTTCAGCTGTGGACTCAAGATCCAAAATTGTTTCAATGaaccctagaaagaaaaaaaaaggctaaATCTTGAGTTCACTTAGAACTCGAGAAATTAAAATTACAGATTTGAAATGTATGTAGACCAAACAGTTGAAAGTAGCTCCTCGTACTGTTACAGTCTCTTCTAGCAGAGAAAGCAAATCtcagagaaaaaataaaataaaaaaggagactgaagaagagaaggagcgTGACGAAGACGACCATTGTtgtctatttatatatttcttttaattaatattgtgttattgtcttctttttatttctccctttttttttgagaatattaaatttggtttgtttgagattatttatttatttatttattaaaaaggatATAGACTTTTCTTGAATGATTTTATAACAAAATCTAATATCTCTCATTACATCTCTCTGACTGAAAACGAAATTTATTAGTCACTGAGAATAttattcattaatatttaatgCTTTTCATGAATAAATTATCATCTTGTTGGAAGAACATCTtgtatatctaatttttttttaaaaactagaatattcaaacatttattatttggcaatttttgtttatatttatttaaatttactattttaattaattttctaacTATTTCGGATACTTGAAAGCCAAATCTTTCAGTGAACACAACTATTGAAGTTGTTGGTgaacacaaagaaaaacaaagagttaAAATCTCCTTAAATAGCCTGAAAGCAGGGAGTTTAGTTACATTAACAATGTTAGAAGGAGCTGAGAAATCTCTTCTCGATCCTGAAATGTCTGGTTTTAACATTCCCAGAAAGAGAAATCTACAACAACAAAGATATATACAGCACTCACATTATGTATGCTGCTGCTGTTTAAGAGACTAAtaatgttttctgtttttgaatcATCCGCGAGTCAAATCAATATCAGTGAGTAGGTTTCTGCTAGAGTCAAGTGACCTTCCTGATCCTGAGCCTGAACCAGGCCATTCGCTCATTCCCTGAGCAGATGAGAAGTTTGGTGGAGTCTGCTGACCCGCCGATGCTGCAGCTTCTGGTGCACTACACGGTGTGCTCTCCAAATCGCTATTGTTGTGCTCTTCCTTTGGTTCTATTTCTTGTCTGATGGTCTTGTTGTTATTGGTATTATAAGACTTCGCACTTGCTCCATATACAAAACTACAAGCCACCACCTTCAAAgtaacaaaaaagtttttcagtttAAGAGACACATTACATATACAACTAAACACTCGTATTAGTTGTTTCCCCTCGTTATAGCTTCACTTTTCAACCATTACGAAGATAAATTCAAAATACCTGAACGAGGCTGGCTGCGATAAGCATTCCAATTCCACCGCCAATAACATGACCTTCAATACCAGAAAGAGAGACACTCAAACCGCCTGTTCGACTTTTGGATCCACCTTCATCATTCACCAGATACGATCCACCTAAACTTAGAATATCAAAACGTCCCTaaggaaaacaagaaaaaaggattCTATTAGAAATCTCTTTCCAGGTTTTGTATTTTCTCGATTAACAGAATGAACGATTTTGAAACCTTGAATGTTAAGTGAGGTGTTGTTAAACCGGGTTGACGGAGAGTGACTGAAGAAACTGTTCCAGTGCCTGACATTATACAAAGAGTTCGAGGTCTTTGTTGTGAAAATGACACAATTTTCGCAACAATGTCctgcaagaaaaataaaattaaaattgaaacaatGTAAAGCTACATAATCAGTAAGattgaaaagagttttgagagtTTACTTCTCCTGCTTCAACGCTGATCACATGAGGTGCAAAAGCAGATCCAGCTGATGCATTCATCCACTCACCTAAAGTAGTAATAAACAGAGTTAAAAGTTTTCAATTGACTAATCACATTAGAATGAACAATCATATCAACATTAATACCAAACAATCAATGTTGAGTAGCAGTAACAACAGAGCTACATTAATAACCTAATCTGGCCATAGAATCATCTAAAGCTCTAGCAGGATCCAAGctttacatattatattttatagtcTTGTACCATGTTGGCCAACCACATTAGAATAACCAATTACTATCTCAACTCACATCAAAATCAACCACACATGGATCAGTCAATCTAATACCGAACAATCAATATTGAGTAGCAGTAACGACAAAGCTAAAGCAACAACTTAACACTTGACCaagtaaacagaaaaaaaaaaactcgagaTCTCACCATGAGTAGCCAAGCGTTGCTTCCTTCCAGTTCCAGGAGGTCGACCTCTGACTCGTCTGGGTGCATTAGGATCATCAGACATTGGAGATGAGTCCTTAGACTTATTATTACCAACACAAGGCATTGGAGAAAGCCCTAGAGAGACTTGTCCATCAGGAGCATACTTTCTCGGCCGTCCACGTTTCTTCCTAGCCGTCTGTGTCTCCGCCGGTGGCGGTGGCGGCTGCGGTTGTGACAGAGGCGGCTGCAACTCCGCAGCAGAAGCAGAGGAAACCATCCCCATGTGAATACTGTGCCCAAAATCAGAGTGCCTGTGCTGCTGCTCAGCCATGGAGAAAGGAGGCCCAGCCTGAGGGTGATGAATGTTAGGGTTTGACATTGGCCTAAAACCCGGAGGTGGCGGCGGCGGCGCGTGAAGACCACTCGCGACTTGGGAAGGTGTAAGATTGGGAAAGGCTCCTCTTTGGAGATAGTACTGAGTATGCGAGCCTGGAAATGACATTGCTTCTCTTCCGTCCATGcattaaaaaaccctaaattacaaatctttaaagaggaaaaaaaataaaagaagagatttttaaaaaaggaaactttaatTCCCTAAGAAATCGTAAACCCTAGTAAAGAGAACAACAATGGCGGTTTCTTAATTTACCCAGTAATCAATCAGCTTTCAAGATCCAAATTGTTTCTatgaaacctaaaaaaaaacaaaaagaagttaaaatctTGAGTATCACTAAGAACTCGATTACAGATTTGGAATTAAGAAAACAGGGGaaagtaagtaagtaagtaagtaGCTTCTCCTACAGTTAGATTTGATGgagaaatctagggtttctgAGATGGAGAACACAATGTGTATCAGAGGAGATGACAACAGAAGAGACAAATCAGGGAGAAGAGAAAacagatttataatttttgtttttaaaaaaaaaaatatttgtgaacTTTTTGAATGGGAGAGGCCTTACTCTGAAAGTTAGAagaccaaagaagaagagagaaaggagagtgACGACCATTGTttcctatttatatatttatttagtttattaaattttggttaaagatatatattgaatattttttcctccactttttaggatatttaattagtttgttGAAGAATATTTTTTCATTGAAAAAGAATATTAGAACTTTCTTATTACAAAATCTAATGTTTCACTGACTGAAAAGCAAAATTTATTAGTCATTGATGTTATattcattattaatattaacTGCTTTTCATGTATCTATAAAttgtttgctttgatttttaaaataagttatATGCTCGTAAGCCTCTTACcattaaagttttgttttgtcaatcaaacaaatcagaagttatctaaataagttttattattatctctaatatataatctttattacttatattttaattagtttagatAATTATACTATTAATTTAGAGTTTATCTAGGTTTTTGAAGTTTCTTATATTGAATcctaaagtttaatttttgtaattattattcccatgatttgtatatatctctttttttgtctatatcTGACTTCCATGTTCTTATTTGCGAGATTTTCACTAGAtattttgtgagtttttttcttttcactttaaGTTGTTTATTAGAAGAGGTGAGTTCATGTAACCAACCATGTAGGAGGTATCAAGACTCGTGTTGACTTAATTTCATATAATCAAAATTCAGATGttaaaagaaagggaaaaaaactcAACTTTACAAAGTGGTACAAAGCTGTATAAATATACAGTTTTAAAGTTTACCAATtacaaaaactttaccaaaaactttattaaaagctTTACTTTCAACTTGTTTGTACAACTTtcatttacagttttttttattgcattatTCATTAAAAGTTTACAGTTTCAACTTACATTTTTCCTGTATAGTTTTGGCTACGTTACGAatgagatattttgttttttatttagccaactttttttgttgtataatttAAACTTTGATTTAGAATGAGATGTATGAAAGAGAGTTGTGTCCTAATGTTGACTAAATGATATGAGAGTGAATTGGGACACACTtgaatatctctctctcacatgtCTAAATCACTTTGctatttctttctttgcttcGGACAGTGAGCCCTCTCTcctaactttatttttttcccctttttaaattccccttttttccttttacttttttatctaaattcttttatttttcaaaagttttgaaagtgattttttaaaattatatatatatacgtatatatattttgcaccTAATTTGAAAGTTAGTATGATGCATTTAATATCCGGCGTCTAAAAGGGCCCGaccaaaaaatccaaatagTCAAAATATTTGATGCactagatatgttttttttggtttaattagatttgttCTGCTACTACTCCCAAATCCAATTCCTGACTACAAATTTTTAGTCTGTCTAATTTAGTCTGTCTAATGTCAACAATCTTGTTGCACTCACGCTTTAACACCAAcatagttttgacttttgacattaaactaaataaatttgactttcccttcttcttctttttgccaACTTTTCACTTAAATTTAATGTGACTTgtcttactttgttttttttttacttattagcAATTTTCATGAAAATCACATAAATATTTGAGGCCGACCGGTACTGAACTtggcatttttaaaaaattggtttgcaCACATTTTTTAACTATAAACATACACGAATTAGTCCATTCAACTAGATAAATAAAAGATATGGATGGACACAATAAATGTAAGATATTCAAAAATGGAAGAAGAGTGTTGAAGGAAGCTTTCAGCTTGAGGATGGTGTCTGAAAAGGTACAATAAGGCTCTGTTTCTATGAAAGATCCCTTAGTTAATACTTCACAACACATCTCTACATacaatgtacatatatatatatattgagagatATGATTGTGGGTCTGTGAAAACATGATGTCATCAAAAGTGATTCTTGTAAGGAAAGTGATCTCAACTATTgctttttttgaattttccttCTGATGTATTTTGTGGGGATGGAGTGATATGATTCTCTCTTTCACACATTTGTGGTCCGCTGATTTCTGgtccaaatttgttttcaaaactCTTCTAATAGCTGTTGCTGGTAGTTTGATTTTGGTAGGAGTTTGTTGGTTTTGAAGTTTGAAAGATttataaaagattatatataagtattttaaagaaaatcaccaaaactaaaattgaataaaattacATTACAAAAACATTAGTATACAATAGATTTTAACAAGTTACAAGTAAAGCCTTCGCTTTAAGATCTAAAGCTAATATCTCCTCTATACATAGTTGTGATTAGAATTTATCTAGTACATAATACTACAAATTACAGATCCAGTGATCtagttaagaaaaataaaagatccaATAATCCGGAAAATTATTAAAGTCCAAAAACCTTTTATGTTAACTTCTCCATTTTCTAATGGAAACATTAaaaagattttgagaaaaaacccCATCATCTAAAATTGAATAAATGAATTTAGCTCTATATTTCAGTCCCTCGAGATTATTATGTTGGTTCTTAAGTGAAGAACCATGGAAGAATATGAACCTGAGGGCTCCCTTTAGCTGTCCGTTTGATGCGTTTTCGGGTTTTCCACCGTAAATCATCAACTACAGCACCAGTCGCTACCTTTCTTGTCTGTCTTTGGTTTCGCGACTGTGTCTCTGGCTCCATTGATCTGTTAACAaatatcaatcaaacaaactGATTCAGGTAACAAGGAAAGTGTGTGGCAAACGTGTTTAGAGTAAGCTCGTATGGCACAAGGGACAAACCTAGCGGGGTCAATCTGTGGAGAGGATTCCGCCACTGGACAACAAGCGGAGCAGACAAAAGCCTCAGGCCGCCAATGAAGTTTTAAACAATAGGTGTGATACCATTCGCCACATTGATTACAAGAAACCATGGATCTTGAGTTGTATGGCTTTAAACAAATACAGTGTAACATACTCCGAGCTCGTAAAGCCTGCATCAATCAACCATCATACAAAACAGTATTAGATAACGGGGAGGTTATGTGTTAAGCTTTGTTAacatttcattttatattaaCCTGAAGTTCCTGCTCTGGATGGACAGGTAAATTTTCACCCTCAGAAATAAGCTCGAAAACATCTTCTAAGGCAAGAGCACCAGAGTCCGTCACCACCTGCAGATCAAACCAATAGCTCTCGCTTTCGTTAAACAATCCAAAGGGATATAAAGCAATTGACTGAAAAAACATTAAGAGTTGGCAAGTACTTTTCTAGCTCGTTTTGCCCACTCTAGTCCAGTGTCTTTCAACTCCATGAGTCTCTTGCCTAAGTAATACTCTTCGGGTAATATATCCAGAGTTAGTCCCTGTCAATAAGAAAATGACCAAAACTCATCAACCAGATCCCTGTGGTGTTGAAGTATTtattgaaaatcaaaagagaagaatgatACATTAGCCGAACATACCTCTTCTAAGTGCTGCTGAATATGCTGTAACGAGGGCTTTCCTACATCTTTTAGCAACTGCCATTTAAAGACACACTTAAACAATCAAAAGGGGGTACATAACCACACTAAGCGTCAAATTAAAACTCAGAAATCTAATTGTACCTCAGAGGAAGGTAAGCTAGAGGTTAACGTGATGGTCTTACTACACCATCCTAGTTTTAGACTAGCAGCTCGAAGTTTGGGAAGTTCATCGAAATTAAGACCAAGGGCCAGACCAGATTCTCTAGCAGAGTCCACTCTGGTTATCAAATCCATAATCTTCGGAAGGATATTGCTATGCATGCCATCATCTATTTTCGCAGTGTCCAACAAATCTTTAGTTTCTTGCAAGAGCTGATGATTATCACACTGCCACCTCTCGCAATTAAGCAACAATGTTTCAAGGACTCTTGGCTCTTGAAGCTGGACGCTAAGTGATTTAGACTGAGAAACTAGGTCCTGCAGTAAATTAAAGCATTAGTTAAAAGAAGATAAACAGAAACCAAAATAGCCACATAAGGCAGACAAACCTTTAATACAGGAAGTTCAAGCACAGAACATGGAGATGATGCCACAGAGGAAGTAGCTGACAAAAAAGGCTCAGATTTCTGAAGCCAAGTTTCAGTCGACGAGATTGTCTTCTCTATGCCTTTCAAAGAAGGCAAAACCGCATCAATGTTGACTGACATCCTAGAAACAAACATCTTTTGGTGAATAAAAAGACTTACAGAAAAACTAAGCATGGGGCTGAACTAGATAATTTTACAAGCCtgaacaaaagatatatatacctTACGAGATCTTTAAGGTCGTACATCTGAGTTTCACTGGCAAGGATACTGCTTGCTCTTTCCTCCCAACACCGTGCTCTTGACAAAATTCCCGAGATCTCAATAAATAGCTTTTCCTCATCGATGTGTAGCctggaaatataaaattttagcaTGAAAGTAAAAATAAAGTAGAATGCATTACATATTGTATAATCATATTTGGGGACAACGTACACAACAGCTTCCGCGAGCAGCTGCTCAATGAATTTCAGAGACCTTCTTGCAGTATAAACCtacattcaccaaaaaaaaagctgaatCAAAGAtatgaaccaaagaaaaa from Camelina sativa cultivar DH55 chromosome 7, Cs, whole genome shotgun sequence includes the following:
- the LOC104703969 gene encoding cysteine-rich receptor-like protein kinase 15, producing MSSLIFLFILSFLNTSFTACAQNPDFLAGFCPNTNTTTFSKNSTYSINLTTLLSSLSSRNASYSTGFQNATAGESPDMITGLFLCRGDLSPEVCRNCVVFSVNDTLTRCPNVREAVLYYEECMLRYSHRNILSTPKLHPVAWRTNGNNMSYRQVVRFEDTVSNNLNRAAVRAANSPRKVFAFKTNWTEFQNLSGLVQCTPDLTTQDCLNCLQLSINRLPFYRIGVRIRYPSCYSRYELYQFYNETAITTLQLPQLSPPLVPSPQRPGKGGNPSVLVVAIVVLVILVVLLPIACYCFLAKREKKPYDTAPAFHGDDITTADSLQLDYRTIQTATNDFAERNKIGRGGFGEVYKGILSNGTEVAVKRLSKTSGQGETEFKNEVVVVAKLQHRNLVRLQGFCLEGEERILVYEYVRNKSLDYIIFDPAKKSQLDWTLRYKIIDGIARGILYLHQDSRLTVIHRDLKASNILLDEDMNPKIADFGMARIFGMDQTQEKTGRVVGTLGYMPPEYVMNGHFSMKSDVYSFGVLVLEIISGKRNSSFHERDVARDLVTYAWRLWSNGTALDLVDPIIEGNCQKNEVIRCIHIGLLCVQEDPVKRPTLSTIFVMLTSNTVTLPVPQQPGFSVQTRNQLHQWSTSVDRSLITDIYPR
- the LOC104703970 gene encoding AT-hook motif nuclear-localized protein 5-like, producing the protein MDGREAMAFPGSHPQYYLQRGAFTNLTPSQVASGFHAPPPPPPGMRPMLNPNIHHPQASNPGPPFSMAEQQRHSDFGHSIHMGMGSSAAVQPPMSQPQPPPETPMAKKKRGRPRKYAPEGQVSLGLSPMPCVSKKSKDSSSMSDPNAPKRARGRPPGTGRKQRLANLGEWMNTSAGFAFAPHVISVGAGEDIVSKVLSFSQKRPRALCIMSGTGTVSSVTLREPASTAPSLTFEGRFEILSLGGSYLVNEEGGSKSRTGGLSVSLSGIEGHVIGGGIGMLIAASLVQVVACSFVYGASAKAYTTNNNKTIKQEKEPKEEQNNSDMETTPASAPEPEASASAGQQTPQDFSAQGMSGWPGSGSGSGRSLDSSRTLLTDIDLTRG
- the LOC104703971 gene encoding AT-hook motif nuclear-localized protein 5-like isoform X2, coding for MSFPGSHTQYYLQRGAFPNLTPSQVASGLHAPPPPPPGFRPMSNPNIHHPQAGPPFSMAEQQHRHSDFGHSIHMGMVSSASAAELQPPLSQPQPPPPPAETQTARKKRGRPRKYAPDGQVSLGLSPMPCVGNNKSKDSSPMSDDPNAPRRVRGRPPGTGRKQRLATHGEWMNASAGSAFAPHVISVEAGEDIVAKIVSFSQQRPRTLCIMSGTGTVSSVTLRQPGLTTPHLTFKGRFDILSLGGSYLVNDEGGSKSRTGGLSVSLSGIEGHVIGGGIGMLIAASLVQVVACSFVYGASAKSYNTNNNKTIRQEIEPKEEHNNSDLESTPCSAPEAAASAGQQTPPNFSSAQGMSEWPGSGSGSGRSLDSSRNLLTDIDLTRG
- the LOC104703971 gene encoding AT-hook motif nuclear-localized protein 5-like isoform X1, which encodes MDGREAMSFPGSHTQYYLQRGAFPNLTPSQVASGLHAPPPPPPGFRPMSNPNIHHPQAGPPFSMAEQQHRHSDFGHSIHMGMVSSASAAELQPPLSQPQPPPPPAETQTARKKRGRPRKYAPDGQVSLGLSPMPCVGNNKSKDSSPMSDDPNAPRRVRGRPPGTGRKQRLATHGEWMNASAGSAFAPHVISVEAGEDIVAKIVSFSQQRPRTLCIMSGTGTVSSVTLRQPGLTTPHLTFKGRFDILSLGGSYLVNDEGGSKSRTGGLSVSLSGIEGHVIGGGIGMLIAASLVQVVACSFVYGASAKSYNTNNNKTIRQEIEPKEEHNNSDLESTPCSAPEAAASAGQQTPPNFSSAQGMSEWPGSGSGSGRSLDSSRNLLTDIDLTRG